The Hymenobacter volaticus genome contains the following window.
CCGGCAGTTGAGCGTGGCTGGGCAAGCGTTCTTCGACCGTGCTACCCTGATTAGGCCGGTGGAACTGCGGGCCAACCCCGGCGCCGAGGAGCACGGCTCGGGCTACGACACGCGCCAGAGCTACAACTTAAACCTGGTGTACTCACAGGTGCTTACTCAGCGCCTGCAAGCGGCCGTTAGCACTGAGCTGGTAGCCCAGCGCGGGTTGCTGAGCACGCCTTTCCACCGGGTGTATTTCCGCGAAACTGGTGGGGAATTGGGTACGGCCAAAACCGAGTTGCTGCCCCGCCAGCGCTATAAGTATCCGGTAGGCTTGCGCCTGAATTACTATGCCACCGATTTGGTACAGCTGCGCGCCTACTACCGCTTCTACAACGACAACTTCGGGATTAGGGCGCACACCGTGGAGCTGGAAACGCCGGTGAAGCTGACGCCCTTCTTCGTGCTCTATCCCTTCTACCGCTACCACACTCAGACGGCGGCCAACTACTTTGCTCCCTATCTAGAGCACAGCACCACCGACCTGTATTACACCTCCGACTACGATTTGGCTAGCTTTTCGGCCAACAAGCTCGGCCTGGGGCTGCGCTACTCCCCAGTGTACGGCATCGGACGCTTCAAAACTCCGTTTGGGGGCCGCGTGGCCAAGTTCAAGGCCCTGGATATCCGCTATGCCTATTACCGCCAGAACACTGGCCTGACAGCTAATCTGGTCAGCGCCGACTTTTCCTTCACTCTGCCTTAAGCCGACTTTCTTCTCTTTTTGCCAGCGCTTGGATGCTATTTTCCCAGTTGCTGAATAAGTCGCTCGGCTTGAAACACTACACCCGTCAAGACAACCACCTAAATCGTGGCCGTCTTGACGGGTGTAGTGTTTCAAGTCTAAGCTGAGACGGTTACCGGCCCTGCGTTATCAATTGTTTATGGCCGCGCCATTCATCATCTGCTCGGTGCTCTGCTGCAGATTAAGCGAAACCACATCTTCTGAATTGCTAGCAACTTCCTGGCGTTGTCGCACTTTAGTGGAAGCACCCTGAGTCCCCGCGGCCGGTACCCCAAGCGACTGCCAGTTGCTCCAGTTATCGGCGCCGGGGGCTTGCTGCGAGATGT
Protein-coding sequences here:
- a CDS encoding DUF3570 domain-containing protein; translation: MSYSSYLSFPRALLALLLAAVPILARAQATPTPNRVDGYGAPSTTAPSPPNPSNHGETELNILMSYYEQDGNHGAVEGGIGTQQLTDLTPTIILNVPLDSVSRLSANVGLDYYSSASTDRIDYVLSTPSSSDTRFHADFGYSRQLADKRTVVGVGGGFSKEYDYLSFNITGSWARTSLDGNRQLSVAGQAFFDRATLIRPVELRANPGAEEHGSGYDTRQSYNLNLVYSQVLTQRLQAAVSTELVAQRGLLSTPFHRVYFRETGGELGTAKTELLPRQRYKYPVGLRLNYYATDLVQLRAYYRFYNDNFGIRAHTVELETPVKLTPFFVLYPFYRYHTQTAANYFAPYLEHSTTDLYYTSDYDLASFSANKLGLGLRYSPVYGIGRFKTPFGGRVAKFKALDIRYAYYRQNTGLTANLVSADFSFTLP